The DNA segment atcgacctcatttggatccgaacacgagattgcttacggaagaataccaacaaggtataaccgaattcatggggttagttcaccgacaaccggaagcaaaaacaggtatgttaagatgtccttgctctaattgtaaaaataaaaaagttattaaacagtgggatgtttggactcatctatatttgagtgggtttacacgaagttacaaaatttggtatcatcatggggaaactgattatgaacatggtagtactagcgaacctcagccagcggttagattagaagatccaattagaacggatgtagattacggtgtaggtactgagcagatggtaaatgatcattttagaggggaagatttacccaatgccgaagctaggagattttatgatatgttggatgctggaaagcaaccattgtacgaaggttgcagagatggtcattcagctttatcatctgctacaagattgatggccattaagacggattataatttggctgaagactgtgtggatgcgattgctgattatgtaaaaggtattctacccgaagataatgtagcttctggctcatactacgaggttcggaaactcgtagctggtcttggtttatcgtatcaggtaatagatgtatgcagagacaactgcatgatttattggagggcggatgaacagcgggtttcatgcaaattttgtgggaagtctcgttataaagatacgagtggaagagttccagtaccatataaaaggatgtggtatttgcctttgacggaaaggttgcagaggctgtatctgtctgaacgcacagcgcaaccaatgagatggcatgcggagcactcaacagatggtgagatcagacatccttcagatgcaaaagcgtagaagcatttccaatcaaagtatcccgactttgcgtatgagagaagaaatgtctaccttggattatgtactgatggtttcagccagtttggcaagagtggaagacaatattctctatggccagtcattcttacaccatacaacctacccccaaacttgtgcttgcgacgagagtttttgtttctctcgattctcgttcccggaccagatcatcctaagagatcacttgatgtgtttcttcagccactaatatatgagttgcaacaactatgggctcaaggtgctgaaacatacgatgtttcgtataaagaaaactttcaaatgcgggcagtactaatgtggacaataagtgattttccagcatatgatatgttatctggatggacaacgcatggaaggctatcatgtccatattgtcaagataacactgatgctttccaactaaaacacggaaggaaaacgtgttggtttgactgtcacaggagatttctaccaccagatcatccatatcgtagaagtagaaatttgtttacgaagaacaagagggtgtttgacagtccacctccggaaattcgtgggaaagatttgaagacacaacttagagattttggtgcagaaaggacgccagacgtcggtggacatgagcattttccggtagatggtgttggaaacctacataactagcacaaaaaaaaagtattttttgggatctgccatactgggaggatcatctactaaggcataatttagatgtcatgcatattgagaagaacgtttttgacaatctcatgaacacgatccttaatgttcaaggtaaaacaaaggataatttgaagtcaagactggatttagtcgatatatgtgctcgttcagaacttcatgttaatgagagtggtagggctccttttcccatataccgacttgatgcagcggaaaaggatgcgttctttgattggatttcaaacgatatggaatttccagacggttacgcatctaatttgcgtaactgtatcgacagaaaggaaggaaagtttactggcttgaaaagccatgattgccatgtaatgatgcagcgcctccttccgtttgccttcaaggaactattaccacgaaatgttcatgaagcaattgcagggataagtggtttcttccgcgatttatgcacaagatcagtgactcttgaaggtattgaaaatttgaagactaacatagctgtgattcagtgcaaccttgagaagatatttcctccctcattttttgatgttatggagcatcttgaggaactttcttccctcggaaaattccgaggaaaacttaacgttcgtcggaattttccgagggagtgtagtccctcggaattttccgacggatcggcgttcctcggaattttccgagggaaaggcgttcctcggaatttttcgataaacattccgaggaatatttcgtcgaaacttctgaggattggaccatcggaattccctcggtatattccgaggaaccttccgacgaactttgtgtcctcggaatttcctcggaattttgtttcctcggaattccgtcggaaatttccgacggaattccgaggaagtatgaATTTCCGAGTagatatttccgaggacttttttcgtcggtatgtcctcggaatagcgttattccgacgacataccgacgattttttctctcagtatcccgatgttttcttgtagtgatgcaTCCGCAAAGCAACTGCTTTAGCTTCAAGACGAGAGCTAGTAGGAGGTTTAACATAGTATCCATGGAAACAATGGATGCCTCCTATGCTATACACTATAAAGACCattcaatttatatatttgcGTGTAGGAAAATTTCAGGATTTCAAACGCATTTTTGTATTGCAGTCAAaagtatttattttgatatattattaaCAGCAAAATTACAAAAGGTTTAATACAAATTGTAAATGTTGATATGATATTATGACGCAAATatcaaattttggatatgtccatcttttattttttaaatggaaaattttgtgataTTCATTTGGAGTAGTGTGCAAACTGCAAAGTAGGGCTGGACATTGATACTTGTTACTCGGTTGATACTTGATACTTGACTCGTACTCGACTTGAAAAAGCAAGTACTTGATGTTATCAAGTCAAGTAGCAAGTCAGCAAATTTTACTACTTGCAAGTACAAGTCAAGTATCAAgtattacaatttttttctaatattcgACTCATTACTTGTTTTATTACTTGTTATTGGTTCTAAAAGTATATATGACCTATTAAAATACTCGTTTTACTTCTCGCattgtaataaaaaataaaaatattattctttaggtattttatattataagtaCTTATTTTGAATGATTTATATACACACACCAAATCAAATTACTTGAATTGATTGAATAAAATAACATgtatatggaaaaataaaagtatttattCCATGTTTAGTTGTACTTATCAGTTTTGGTACAtttagttttaaagttttaaacctAAATAAACAAGTATCAAGTATTACCAAGTAATTTgtaagtattaaaaatataggCAAGTACTTGATTACTAAGTACTTGATCGGATCAAGTACAAGTACAAgccaaaaattcttttttttttcgtaggCTCCATGACAGGGGATGAGAGTCATTAATCCATGTCCGAAGAAAACCCACCACAGTCTCCAAATCCACTTCCGGCTCTAACCGACAAAAGCCACCATCTCATGCTATGCATAATCCATAATATACTCTCCACAACTCCGCCAAGGGGACGGAGAAAATCCCAATATTAAGTGCAAAGCCTCCATGCCACACTCCATACTCATCTCGCATAACTCCACCCGCAGTGGCAAGACCCGAATTACCTCTAGATGCTCCGTCGGTGTTGAGTTTGATCCATTCATGTGCTGATTTCTGCCAAGATATCTGCGTCTCTATGCGTTCCCAAACTCGACTGCGTCCACCGAGATTATCATTCGCTACCATCACTTCCCGAACCTTTTCTTTATGAAACTTCACCCTGTCTCGACACTTTCCTTCATCTCCAAAAACGTAACCACATCTCCATTTCCAACACCACCGAATAGTTAGAACAAAGAGCGTGGGCCGTGAGTCTCCCCAATCTGGTTCTCTCTTCACAAGGTTCTCAAATAGCCATTATAGGAGGGGAAGAGTAAAAAAGCGTTGATGTCTACTCGGGGGAACAAGTCTTGTCCATAACTCCGCAGCTGCCGGACAGTCCCAGTCCCGAAGCACGTGAAGGAACTTCTCTTCTCCACCTTTGCACAACGAACACAAACTGTTCTCACATTCGTCATGATCACCTGATGAATTACCAACCATAAGAAAACATGGACCCGTTCTGGGTTCATAACACTCCACATCTGCTGATACAAAGCTTCTATGTTCGGCCTCGGCACCGTGTTTCTAGTTAGGAATGCATAGGCTGATTTCACTGTGAATAAGCCATTTTTACTCTCTCCCCACGACATTCTGTTTCTGGCACCAGTCACTTCATCAATCACCACTGAAGCCAATCTCACACAAGCCAAAAATTATAATACTCGCACAAGGCAAATCAAGTAGTGAGTAGGGACAAAAGACCAAGTATTCGACTTGCGTCCTGACCTACTCCAAAATACCATTACATTGAATTGAATATTTAGCTAGAAATGAGATTTGTTTCGACAagtcatatattattattattatttatttttgaacgCAAATCATATactgtattattttatataacgGTTTTAAGCTACAAAAGACTGaaattatgtttaatttagctattattatatttcttttatgggcaaaacccaaaaccctataGATCTTACTTCCCACAACCGACGTGCTCCGGGCCAAATCAGCGAGTGAGTCGGGTCAAAATCAAAGTCGTCGAAAAATTCACCTGAGAAAAGATGTTTGCGAGGCGGTTCACTTCTGCTGTCTTCAAACGATCATCTTCAACCTCAAGGTACCAGATCCAGACTCCGATTTCACTTTGTGAGCTTTGTTACTCGTTTTCATTTGACCATGGAATTCGATTTTTCGTTGCAATTGAGTGAGTGAGTGAAGTTTCTAGAGAAAGAAACGCGATTCAAATCTGTGATCTGGATAAGCTCCATCATTTTCTGACTCTTTAGCTGTTAAATATATGACCAGCTCCTCCGACAAAGCAGCGAAAGAAAATGGGACGTTGGGCTCTTTTGGTCGCAAGGCAGTGTCTTTTGTCTTGATTACAGTCACTGGTGGTGTTGCTTTGAGTGCTCTCGATGACCTTTCTATCTATCGCGGTTGTAGCAGGTAATTAACATTAAAGAAACGAAAATGCATTGTACTCCGACATTTATATTTGAGTGACTGAGTTGAGAAGCAAGTGAATGATTTTTAGTTAGACAACAGATTTTGTTTAATCCTTTAGTTGAATATATACGGATTAACATGGGAAGACAACAAACCAATATTCAGCTCTTTTAAGTAGTTCATTCGATGCTGTAACCAACATCTTTGTCTTGTTTTTGTGCATCTAGTTAGCAAGAAACCTTTTACTTGAGAGCACCGTTTCGACATTGCTCACTGCGAAGCCCCCTTTAACAAGGATTTAGTCTGATATTTCGTTTGTATTCTTCTTCCTGTCTTCACTAGGAATCACTTAAGAAGCCGTAATAATGTCCAGAACAATATCATTATGAGTTCTACTATGTGCaccttttgttattttgttgtgCATTCTATCATGAATAACTCTTTGTACGAAATTTCTTCTCCTTGTATTACTAAATTTCTGACATGACATGATTTTGAAGAATGTGGAAGTGGCATTGGTGATTTCTCAAAATGGTTGGTCTTTTGTGTGCTTAACTTTCAGTAAGGCCATGGAAAAGGTGATGAGGAATAAGGCTATGATCGAAGCCATAGGAGAGCCTATTGAGAAAGGGCCATGGTACAATGCCTCACTAGCTGTTTCTCAGCAACGGCACTCTGTGTCTTGTTCCTTTCCTGTGGTTGGCCCACAAGGCACTGGAATCCTGCATCTCAAAGCTGTTCGCAACGGAGGTAAATATTCTCAGAACGcctatatgatgatgatgatgatgatgatgatgatgatggttctCACTAATGAATCTCCTTGTTGCTTTTGCTTTTGGGTTTCTTTGGAACAGAAGATAGCTTGTTTGGGTTTCTACAGCAAAGGGAGTGGGACATTCTCATAATGGACGCACTTGTCCACGTCCCTTCAAACGATGGACCCCAACAAACCTTGAGAATCGACATCTCTGACTTTGCTCCTCCTTCGGCTGCTACAGACTACAAACCTTCAGAACCAGAAAAGCCAGAGAAGAGCTAGGGGAGAAAGAATACTACACGTAAAGCTTTGTGGAGCTCCTGGCTAGAGTTTTATTCCACTCCATAATTTCTCATGCCACCAGCATAccttgaattttttatttactgataataaaacaaaaccacATCCGGTTTAGTACTATACAAAAGTTACAATACATGATTGGTAAATCATAGCACTGATTTGAGCTAAACTTGAAAAGGGTAACTCTGTCATTATTAATCTCTGTGGGTTGCTGAAACTGATACAACAATATGCTCAAACAAACTGATCTCTATGAACCTGGAGAAACTACATTTTTGATAACAATACAACAGCAAAacataaatcaatttttgaccgtataataataataaaccaaaagcTATATGTAAACAAAATGTTGGTTGGttctgtctcttttttttttattactgtgTCTTATCTCTCTGTTCACTCTTCCATGAATTCTTAGCTGCATCTGCCGTAATGGTCGTGCCTCCTCCATTGCTTTCACCACTGCTATCTTCTCCAGGCTTTGGTTTCGAGAAGAACGGGTCCCACACGTGTCCCCCAGCTTCCCGTTGGCCTTCCTCCAGCAACGCATACTTCCAGCTGTTCTCCTCCACGAAGTTGTCATACTCGGTTCGACCTTCGATCATGTTCTTCCTTAACCGAGTCACCTTGTCTATGATAGCCTCCACCGAGACATCAAATGCATCCTTCAGCGTCTCCAGCTCTGATCTCGGGTCTGCGTAGATCAGCCCTGGGATGAGGTTTATCACGTTCTCTCTCATGATCTTGACCTGCTCTGGTGGAATCTGGAGAAGTCTTTCCTCTATGCTCATGTTCCTCTTCCGAATATCATCTTCAGGGATGAACACCGAGTAGGTTGTGTAGTTCTTGGGTAGATGCCAGGTGTACTGAGTGTAGGCTGAGCCCGGGTGGAAGAAGACAGGTATGCAGCCTGCAAGCATCGAGTCAAAAGCCGATCTCCGAGTGTAAGAGTCTCCCTGTGGCTGCAGACAGAAGAGAGAGCCTTGGAACATTTGCATAATGCTGCTCGGCGCATGACACTTGCTCTCCCCAAAATCGCATTCCAGCAGCTTCCCAACCTTTGAGTTTCTGCACTGATCAATGATCTGCCCTCTGATGGACTTGGGGTTGTCGGGTCGCGGGGCTCCTGCAAAAGAGAACAGCCACTTCCTGTCGAGGTTTCTCATCCTCTCTTGCCACTCAAACACCTCAGAGTCCTTCGCTGGATGGAAGTAGGTCGGGTAAGGGATCCCGAAATCGTTAGCGTTCCATGGACTAGACTCGACGACAAGCATAGACATGTTCTTGGCAGCTGGCAAGAAGAGAAGCTTGTTCCCCCAATCAGTTTCTTCTTCAGACAACCTCCTGAAGTCCCAAGTGATCCTACCCGCCACGAGGAAATGGTCTTTACCTCTCATGATCTCCCACTCAGGCCGCTTCATGAGCCAATCAACCAGCTCAAGAGAAGCAGCGTCCCTGGTAGAGATGTTGTACCCCCACAGGTACCTAGCAACGTCGAAACCAGCGTAAAAAGGAACAAAAATGGCAGCAGCGAGGGAAGAGTCGTTGGTCAAGCATTTGTACTGTTTCATCCGGTTGCTGAAGATGACGTCAACAGCGAACTGATTAGTGGCGTACCAGCCTTGATCAGAGAAGACGCCTTCGACATTCTCAAGAGGAGGGCCAAGGCCAGCGTTGGTGGTGAACTTGCACATGTTGGTCCAGAGGCTAAGCTTCTTACAGTCTCTAAGCATATCCTCGTTGAACTTGGCGGGGAGATCGTGAACGTAGATGTACTTGCCCCCACAGGGATCACTCTTGTTGTCTGCTGTCTTCAACGCTCTTACAAACGGAAACTCCTGTTTCTCCACTATAGGAGGGAGTGTTGTTACTAAAGGCTCTTTCTCTTTGGGAGGATCGAGAGGGAACTTATCTACTCGAAGAGagattgatgatgatggttGAGGTTGAGGTTGCAGCTGGATCTGTTTCTCAGCAAAATGGAAGTAGAAGAGGAGCGCCCAGAAAAGGAGTGATAAAGAGACCAACAAATAGATTCGATTGTTCTGATTCTTCCCGTCGTTGCCCTTCTCCGTTGGCTCTGCAGGAGCAGCTTCTGCTGAGCGACGCCTCATCGCAACCCTCGGAGTCATGCAGAGTGTTTCAAGATCACAACAACATTTGATACTTTCCCAAATCCTAAAGAGAGGTAGTAGCGAATCAAAGCTAAATCTGAGCTCACAAgtagagaaacaaaaaaaaactccaacCCAAGCTAAGTAGAAAATAAGCAGATTTGGGATTGTACCGACAAGGGATCTAcggaagcaacaaggaagaagaacacAGCTTTTGTTCCTTCAGGCAAATAAAAGAAAGATCTAagaaagagagggagagagagagaataacaACAGAGTATTTAATGTAGTTTTCAGAGCGCACGTTAGTCGGATTGCTAAATCTGCGCCGTAAGTTCTTCTTCTAGCTTGTCGGTGGCCAGTGGGACCTTGCCACGTATGTTATTTATTTGCTGACATGTCGGCTACAGAGGTCTATGAGGTCAGCTTTGTAACCTTCCCCTTCTTTGACTCAACTTCTTCGCTCGTAACGTAATTATTCCGGCGAGCGCGTGGAAATGACTCCACGTGTCCTGATGTAATAGGTTGTTTATACGCAGAAACGGCGAAATTTAATAGCGAAGCTAAAGCAGTAACACGTTGTGACATGATGATTATTTCAAGTTTAAGCCCCATCATTTGACCGACTTTTTCCCCCGCTAATTAAGTATTTCCATGACATGAGTACATAACTCTTGACCACTCTGTTTAAATCGTGTGCtattttgtgtattagagcttTTAGAATAGTTTGGTTAGGAATCTTTTTTCATTGGGACCAAAGAGATATTCATCATAATGTCCAACTAAGTGATGATAGTAAGCACGTAAAAAGTTCTGCTAAAACATCTGAAACTACTCTGAATTTAAATCAGAGACATTCGCTTGCGAACTCTCTTACTAGCTGATTATTTGGAATTTAAGTTGTTTTTAAAGCTAatttaagtctttttttttttttttgagaaaagctAATTGAAGTcttgagttttgtttttgtgtgatttttttttttttggtaaaatatgttCCTAAAATAACTTGTTGCATGGTATACATGTCGAATTTGCGTTGGGTATTTGCACTTGAACTTCAGAAATGTGTGCCGTCTGCGTCGGTGGTGTCGGAACTGAtgaatttgtatatattttcgaaGTGTTAAATGGAGAAGACTTCGTATGGATCTCACTCCTCATAGTCATAAATAACAAACCGAGCAccatacacaaaaataaacgtAAGCTTTAAAGGGACAAACGTGGCCGTGGGAGTGGGGAAGTTTGTGCTCCCCAATGTACAACTCACATGGATAGCACCACCCAAGTACTTGCATttaacattattatttatttctttataataCAGATTGATGCGAGTAGTAATGGCCTAGCATTAACTTTCTTCTTCCAACTATAGAAATGCATTTTTCTTAACTTTTGATGCTTCAAGTTGAATTATTCGTTACAATTGGTGGACATGCAAAGGGTGATTTGCAAAAGTAGGGTTCGCATATGAATTGACCAAATTCATactaattgaaaaatatatattcctgAAAGATTCTCGAGTTAATAATAGCAGATGAAATGGTCCTCTGGTCATCCAATGGGTGACCGGCTAAATGCATATTTAGTAAGAAAGATTTTGATTGACacttgctgtttttttttttttaaattcctaaATTCAATACTTAAAGTAGTTATAATCCGGTCGCTGAGAGTGTGATTGGGTACGTAGGTAGTGCTTACTACAACTCAGAATTCCGCAGCCTCGGTGACTTTCGTCACGTTTGCACCACTAGACAGACTTCTACCCAATATACATGATACCGGTATCTAACATATTTCTTTGCTTCTATCTGGACAAATGTAAAAGTAACACAAcataataatctttttttaacccttacagtatcaaattcTTGAAATTCAATCcaaattttaagatagatttagaTAATTGATTCCACCAATTCCTGATTCAGGTCCGGGATAATCTTCTTCaccttccaattttttttgggaTAACTCAAAATGTGTCTGCACTATTCCTTCGGGGACATGATATTTAGATCTATATGCTTTACTTGGATATTGAGGTTTCCCAAAGTTCTATATTATCTACAGCTAGAAGCAAAGTGCTATATCCTACTATTTGCATAACTAGATTCATGGGTTAACCGAGTTAAAATATCCTAAAGGTGTACTTCAAATCTCTCAGGGTTTTAACCACAGATATAAGTTGAAACCCCATGGCTTTAGTTATACTCAATGGCAAAGTAACACATGAAGTTTGAAACGAACCAGAAACTGCATAATTCCTAAGGGGACCAAAACGCCACATCAAGACAGATGACATCCCCACTCTAACTTATGATCCCGTTGATGGGTTATACTTTTTTCTCCACATCACAACAAAGAGGAGAACCATTCTATTATTGCCACAAGCAAATGAAAAGACATCAAAATACCAAATCTGGTTTTCGCGGTATCACTGTGACACTTGCATGAAAAAAATTAGTCCAGGAAAACGACCTTGGAGCAGAAGCAGCATCAATTGTAGAAGTCTGTCGGTATCTTTTCACTGACTGTAGAACCGAAATTAGGACCACCCTTGCGATATTGGATAAGAAACTCGACTGGATATCCCTTCAATTTATGAGGGACAAGGTCCAAATCCTGAAACGTCAAGGCTGAAAATAGCCATTGTGTCGAATAACAAAGGAGTCAGACTCAAACGCTCATGAGAAAGAACACATTTCACTTCTGTGAAAAAAACTACTTACCCTCGTCAGATACAAGTGTATCGGTTGTAAGCGCATTGATTTGATCCAGATTGAAGATCTGGGGAGAGGGTAGAGGGAACGGGACTTTGTTCACCATGAAATCCCGAGGACCCGCCATTG comes from the Brassica napus cultivar Da-Ae chromosome A7, Da-Ae, whole genome shotgun sequence genome and includes:
- the LOC106357566 gene encoding xyloglucan galactosyltransferase MUR3, with amino-acid sequence MTPRVAMRRRSAEAAPAEPTEKGNDGKNQNNRIYLLVSLSLLFWALLFYFHFAEKQIQLQPQPQPSSSISLRVDKFPLDPPKEKEPLVTTLPPIVEKQEFPFVRALKTADNKSDPCGGKYIYVHDLPAKFNEDMLRDCKKLSLWTNMCKFTTNAGLGPPLENVEGVFSDQGWYATNQFAVDVIFSNRMKQYKCLTNDSSLAAAIFVPFYAGFDVARYLWGYNISTRDAASLELVDWLMKRPEWEIMRGKDHFLVAGRITWDFRRLSEEETDWGNKLLFLPAAKNMSMLVVESSPWNANDFGIPYPTYFHPAKDSEVFEWQERMRNLDRKWLFSFAGAPRPDNPKSIRGQIIDQCRNSKVGKLLECDFGESKCHAPSSIMQMFQGSLFCLQPQGDSYTRRSAFDSMLAGCIPVFFHPGSAYTQYTWHLPKNYTTYSVFIPEDDIRKRNMSIEERLLQIPPEQVKIMRENVINLIPGLIYADPRSELETLKDAFDVSVEAIIDKVTRLRKNMIEGRTEYDNFVEENSWKYALLEEGQREAGGHVWDPFFSKPKPGEDSSGESNGGGTTITADAAKNSWKSEQRDKTQ
- the BNAA07G00270D gene encoding uncharacterized protein BNAA07G00270D, which translates into the protein MFARRFTSAVFKRSSSTSSSSDKAAKENGTLGSFGRKAVSFVLITVTGGVALSALDDLSIYRGCSSKAMEKVMRNKAMIEAIGEPIEKGPWYNASLAVSQQRHSVSCSFPVVGPQGTGILHLKAVRNGEDSLFGFLQQREWDILIMDALVHVPSNDGPQQTLRIDISDFAPPSAATDYKPSEPEKPEKS